The nucleotide sequence ACGAATACACACAAAATGATGACTAAGAATCTGCTTTCGGTAACCACTCAAGGTCTTAGAACACCCAAGGACACTTGTGGGAAAATGGATACTTGGTAGATGTATGAAAATGGTCTAGAATGAGTATTTAATTAGTTTTTGTGGTTAGTTTCTATTTTGAGTATCGCTAActagaaaaagaaagagaaaaaggtaagagagagaaagaaagaaaaagtcaaaTTCGCCACAAACTTCGTTTAACAAATTGGACTTTAAAAGAAATCTAATCTCATTGGGTTACAAAACGAAGAAAGTGCTAGATAGCTAGATTGTAAgctttattcaaaaagaatggAATTACTCTAGTATTTACACAAGCTGTCTCTTCTTCTATTTACGAATAGTTTCAGAAGTCCTCGGATTACAATTATTTTGAGACCTGTTCCGAAAgtgaaaccaaaattaaCTACACTTTGATATGAGACAACTGATTTGACTTTTTTATTACTGCAATAAGAAATAAGGAGAGTGAAATAATATAAAATCTGCATTCATACGCCACCAcattatatatatagacGAATAGAAAAAGAGGAcaatgaaaaatgaaaagaacaataacTTAAAAGAAAAGGGAAATAACggatttcaaaaagaaaggtCTAGAACAATCTCTTTTTTTACAAATCGTTCTTGGATTTGTGTATTTAACTTTAAGTAActatacatatatataagCCGAGATGCATACATACACAAGTATTATAATTCCTGTTCCAATTATGCAGGAAGATCAATGAATCATCACTAACGAAAGAGAGTCAAAGTTTACAAATGACGTAAGAGTAAATATTTACGGCTACGGCTGAATACAGCATTCAATTAAAGAAAAGTGAAGATATCCACCTTATTTTCGAGGAAGTTCAAAGAGAACAAAGATTGAATGATCATACTTTGTTCTTGGTTGAGtcaattgaacaaggaATTCAAGGAAACATACACACAAATAAAATAGACAAAGATTTAAAAGAATGGGCTGTATACAGTACAAACGCGTTTTCAACATCGCATATTTTAGAGAACATAGATATCATAGTAGTTAAGACTGATAGTATACATGCAGTTTGGTAAGATACTTAATTTtttagttgatgatgtaaCGATAAATAaggtttcaaaaataaacaaaataataatattaTGTATAGATGCGCCAATGACATCATTGGTAAAAGCACCGACAAAATCTTCACTTACATAGCGCGCATATATAATATATGTAACATAATGGTTCAAAATGTCAACTTTGTATAAGTCTTCAACTCGCACCGCCACAATTTGAGTATTATACTAAATTAAAGTTATTTAGTTAAGCGCACAAATCTGGTATGTATATGTTCCCCTTattacatcatcatcaataaaaacaataaaccACAATTAAgtagaaaaagaacaatagaGCTTTAGATCAAATGTTATGATGGATATATGAATACACGTAGCTAGTTGTATCACAATGTGAAATTCAAGTAAAACACGTGTATTGATGGATTTCGGAATTCACGTAGCTTCCGAAATATCTCTTGCATGTAGACAATCAACAGCTTAGGAGACTAGAAATGAGCTTTCTAGTGATGAGTACTAAAAAGTGTAGTTAATTCCGAATTATATTTCGTAAAAAGCaaagcaaagaaaagaatgaatGAGTGGTGGCTAAGCAAGAGCACAATAATCGTTGAGGAAAACGCCATGAAAGGGTGAATAAACATTTTCACTTCTCCTCATCTTAAAATTGTTTACCAAGAGAGGAGAACAGGATTGTTATGGATCATTCTGAGGTGGAACTTCGttttgaaatacaaaatcaGACGTTTCTTCACGTGATTAAgtaaattttgtttgatcaaaaactATGTCGGTATTTAcgattttggaaaattgtgAATAGTCTAAAAAAACCTAAATTAGCAATTATtgtaaaataaaaatagTTTAATCATATTGAATCTTTTTTGTATTATCCGTCAACTAAAGAAGCCTTAAAAAGTTATGTTCAAACTGTGGCTAATTGTATACTTAAAATAATGCtgtaaatcaaaaaataaaaataaaaaacgGAGGATGTAGACACTCTTCTTTCTTGAAATATAATATTCGTAAATTCGACAAGGGGGATTTAAGTCAATATTAACGATTATTTTTCAGGAGTGTTCATGAAGAGTAAACAAAGTAAAGATTCCGAAACCTCAGGTGAACATTATATTATCTTTATTTAAGCTTTAAATCCATATTGAGTGGATACGGAATCCAGCGTCAACTCATTCTTTACAATAAACTTTACCCTCATAGTTACGAAGATTGCTTGCTACTCCACTACTTCCAATTATAGTATACGGCCTTCAATAACAATCCCCCGATTAATCTTACCCGTTCTCCTGTTTGATATGGACTTTTGTGAAATTCCTTTGCAAAATAGGTGAAATTCGCAACTGCAAGTTCCCATAGAATATCAAATACACGTAATTTTGACTTGTATTGTTCGATTTGAAGTTTGCTCCTTGTACAAACAAGAATGTAAATTGGGGTAAACACTAAAGTATCGCGTAGAAATCCCTCTTTtattccttcttttcaatatatcAATAGAATTCGGCTAATCTTTCCTTATCGACtattctatttttttcGGGAAAGCAATCTTGAAAAGTATTTGTACAATAATtacattgttgttgttaccTTCTATTATATGTCACTTTATTGTGTCAGGTGTCCTTTGTAGGTATTGTGTTTTCCCAGATTCGTCTAGACAAAGTATATTTTGGTGTAGGGCCCCTTGTGAAAAACCTTAACTAGTAGAAACTTTCACTAAAGAAAAGACGtcaaatgaaaacaaaagcaaGCGCAAAAGCGAAAGAAACGTAAGTTCTATCCCTTCTTCTCAGTTCATTATCCATTTTACTCtaattgttgatttattgtttgtataCAGAATGAATGatacaaaagaaatgttCTCTAAAGCCGCTAATATAATTTCATTTGCCACATGCACCAATAAACAATCTCTCCGCTTTTGCTaaatggaaaaagaaacgacAATTGCTTTTGAGATGTAGAACTTCAAAGAGGGGACAGAAGAAATAATAGTAGAACAGTAGAACAAtaaaaattgtaattgtaGGAAGATGTAAACAATGcggaaaaagaaaagatgaAATGTGGCTAAGTACAAGGCTGGGTTTTGTAGGTTATTCCACTAAACAACTTATATGTTCCATTAAGACAACGCTGTCTCAGCATCCCCTTCTCTCACATGGTACAATCTCATGTTCCGAATAACTTTCAAGGTGTAGATACATCCCTGCAAAAGAAGCCCTCTCTCTTGTACACTTGACCCTTTCTGGACATATACGATGTAAACTTTTCTATGCGcaatttgcaaaaaatttaaaaaaatagTGTGTTTCTAGATTTTCAAAGTAACAAAGTGTTAAACGTTAGATCCTTTTAAAATTGCTATATCTAAATTAGTGTAATCTATATCGTCTAGCTTTTTGATGACTTCAGTTTAATTTCCACGTGAAATTGAGGAATATGGCATAAAAATGAATTAGACACGTTTCATCTGTCTCTGTAGTCTATCGTTTTACGGAATTACGCCACTTTAAATCCTCCAGTctaaaattttatttgaaattactTACTGTCTTTGTGAGTTGGATATATATGTACTGCTGGTAAAAATATACATCTATGTTATGTAGAGTCACCAATTCAGTTTAACAAAAGGTGCAtagaatatatatatatgtttGGCGCTTAAGAATAAGTTAATACAATTATTTAAATTTAAGTTTCAaaactttatttttatttataaGAGTTTATACATATAGTTTTATTTCTACATTAAGTATATACAGTATATACAGTATatatttgtttttattgttctGGCGGATTTCGGATTTCggatttcaattttttcttccatTCAATTCCTAACAAACTTGACCAgaccaaaacaaaacaaagtttaTTGATGCTTCAAAAGCTTAAGTGACGGATCACCGAAAAGGTGCCATCTCCTGTGACGTACTCGAAGAATGACGTACCTTATAATGCATTTAATTGATGTTATAGAGTCAATTTCCCCTCATTTGTTGTGTGtcaaacaaaattggtATACAAAACTAGAGGAAAATTTTCTCATTTTATTTTAGTATGTGTGTGACAGTGAGTTTGTTGTCTGTGGCCAATGAAATAGTGGCTTTATACAATGGTTTCTTTACACAAACATATACAGCGAGTATTAGAAAGTAAAAACCTATGTCGGTTGACAAGCTGCCCCCATTGTCACAACACTAATCATTACGGTATTCCGTTACTCCGTTTGGGCTACATCTATTCCCGATTGGAACAAAAGCACATTACACACTACGTCATTTCATTGCGTcgaattgattgttgttgatccCATTTTCTCCGATTAtaatatattgaaaatctctcttcttttgttcgTATTTAACCCGTTATACCGTTAATTATTATAACTTCCAATGATCATACCACTTTCTATTCTTGTACCACTATATAAATGTCTCTTATTTCATTGAAGAGCTCTTGCATTGTGGTGGTGGCTAGTTTGTGATTTCTTGGGCTTTGTTACGCATATATGTTTGTAGAGTGACgacattgaaatttttttcctcGAGATAAATTATTATACTTTCAGTTTTGTTACTTTTCGTAGTAATTTACAAAAGAGTACAATAAGTAGTGGTACTGATGCTATGTTTTGTGTTGATCCGGACTGGATTCCATTTTCTAGatctttttgttcttcttcgtcTCCTATTTTTAACAACCTTATTAGttccatttcatcaatattgGACGGTGACTACATTTCTAGTCGATACAggaaaaaacaaaatagcTCTTTTTTTATCAACTCGTCTCTTCTAACGGACGTGGTTTTGGGAAAGCTTTTTGGTAAATATACAGAGTATAAATCAATATCTCTCATATGCCAAACCAACCGACGGAATATAGATTATCCGCCTTTAGCGACGGGCGTGGAAGTGCAGCTTTCGTCatcatttacaaaaaggtttttcttctttcaacataATCAACATAAGAATTACACTCGTGGCTTATTCAATCCaacataaacaattgactCGATAACGTTTTCTAGttttgtacttttgtaACCacctctttctttctttcattcttttcgaagaaaaatttgaaatccgccttgaagaatttgaaattcagATTTTGCACCAACTTCATTATGTTGTGTTTTTCCTTCCGAGGACATACAAAATAGGACATGATTCGTGGGGGGATAAAATATGATTATTTATTTGACTTATTCTCACGAGAGATAGGGCCACTAAGATCAAAGACGTTCGGTCTTTCAGATTGTGATTGTATAGATCTTAAACACTAATATCAATACAAACtctatttttcttttcagtACACGAATACAATCATACCCTATTTCCAAAAACCttaaattaaaaataaacTATTTAGAAACATACAATATCATGCACTTGATGCTAAACGGAAGTCCATTATTCTCAAAGTGGGGGTGATCCTCTTTACTTTTACCGTTTTTGCTTTCTTTATTCCtctcaaaatttcattattaatttttaaaattttgctGATCATTTCTTCTACATTGGGTTACAAATACGGGTGAATTTTTCTTCGAATCTCCTAAGTGGTACAGGAAAAAAATCTTGGAATTAAGAGTTAGTACATAGAAAGTGCCAAATCTGTTTTGAAGAGACAAGAGAATACTCGCAAGGTTCTTGGCGATCGACAACTCTATCATATGGttttttcttcacttttcaattcttcgTAAATGTATCACGGGTACTTGTGGCTCATGCTGCCATCACCGACGTTCGCATATACTAACTTTATTGACTGTAGTGTTAATTTACTCTAAAGATATGCTAAAGGAATAAAATTCTTGTCCTTAAGGTGTGGTTctatttttcttcaactatGGAAGGTCTAGAACTTTCAATTCGTGAACTTTACGGCAAGTTGTTGTGCATACTTGTCACAAATGGAAGCTTCGGCGAAAAGCATAAATAATTCGGCTAAACTTGACTAGTATAGTTCAGGATGTGTAGGCCAAGTTTGTCACAATCATTTCCCTTTCTTTCCCTATTCGTAAACTTATGACTTGTGGATTGACTAGGCAAAGCAGAAGAGTTTTATCTCCAACCTACATTATTTTACTAGGTATTGTGATGTATGTCAATGAttaaaaacaaacaaaatgttTGCAACCGTATTGGTACTGCGAAATACTATAAAGTATTTTACCAATTTCGTAGATTCAACTAGTAATCATACTTCTAGCCGCTTAAATCTTCACAGGTCCCCTTCATTCAAAGAGTAATACACAGCTGTTCTTAATCACTGATGTCTCCTTAATGCGCTGCGCCGCACAGTGCTAAAAAATtaacaacaaataaacaacGTGAGAATATTGCTTACTCTTCCTACAACCCGACTTACTtcaatgattgaaattgaaccaaGACACGGTAATCACCATTTCATAAATATAAAATATGGATATATAATACTTGGAATATCTCTATTGCTAGCCCTACATTTACTActattcaaatttatctACATACAACAATGGAAACGCAACGGGATACACAATAGACTTTTAACTTATCTACAAGGTCCTCCAACTTGGTTCATCATATTGATCTGGGTTATCATTATCACTTATTTAGCTCAAGATAATATCCATTCCATATTTATTGAATACAGCACTATAGCTAAACGATTAGGTCGAATAGCCTATAGTTTGATCCCATTGAATATTTTCCTAATTTTACGTTTCGCCAATTCACCAAATTTAAACCCCGGATATTACTTGCAGAACTTAAATCTCCATAAATGGTTGtcaagattgatttttgtACTTTCGTTGATTCATGGGTTGGCTTTCACTTTTAAATGGATATTTGAAGGAACAGGGTCAAAGTTTACCAAATTGTGGAATTTTTTGGGAATTGTGGTGATTgttccttttcttttactCATAATTGTATCTATACGGTACATGAGACGTAAATCATATCGGGTGTTTTACATTGTTCATAATATTACTTCTTGGTTTATGGTTTTCTTGATAACGTTACATGCAAGACCTGGAGTATGGCAAATTGCAATATTGTCAATAGTCATGTTGGCATTCCAATTGTATTTGAGATTTGCTGCTTATAGAGTCAATTCAATTAAAGTCATTGATATcccatcatcaacattgCAAATCATTAAAATACCACTTCCATTAAATTTCCCCATTTGGTCACCAGCAAGTCATATTAGAGTAAATTATTCGTTTCTGAATTTTCGATGTTGGCTAATGGCTACTCATCCATTCACTATTGCTTCTATCTATGAAGATTCTCGAACGTCGCTTGTATtaatcaagaaaaaaactcaattggaatttgatCCTCAAAATACTTATTTGGTAACAGGTCCATATTGTTCGTTACCTCAACCTTTATTTAATACGGCGCAAGTTGTAAGTATATTATGTGGTGGTTCTGGAATTTCCTTTGGGTtaccaatttatcaatatttcaaatcaacaaatccaTCTGTGGTAGTGAATTTAGTTTGGTGTGTTCTGAATAAGGAGGATTTGTTTATTCTTAATCAATTGAACCTTTCTGATGTACATGCTTACGTTACTGGGGTTGATAATCAAGACTCATCCAGCGAACAGACCATGCCTGAGTTTGTAATTGGAGGAGAAGACGATGTAGAAAATCATGGGTTGTTAAAAGAGAATATCGAGCTACAGCCAATTGTACCAAACCCTATTGACCctaatgaaattggtgacGGAAAATCCAACAAGGGTGATTCAATAACCAATGGGGAACATTATAGATTAGGAAGACCGAAGTTGGATGAAGTCTTTGCCATCAATAATCCAACATTTACATTTGACCCCAATAATACTTGGATCATTGCTTGTGGCCCAGATGGATTGATTAATGATTCACAAAAATGGGCAAAAGAACACAACTATCAATTCTTTAGTGAAAAGTATGAGATGTAAGTGATGCAGCTTATGTATTAAAGTTTATAGATGAAGTAAGTGAATAGTAAAGTGTTTAGAAAAATTATAACACCGATAATAGTTGCGCGATATCAAAAAGTATCACAGTACAAATTACACATCGTACATCAGCCCCATAGCTTCTACTCCAATTGCCATGTctgtcaaaatcaaaaagcCAGAAGACCTACTGCCATTAATAACTTCACCACTTCCGAAATCTCGATTCacattcaaaaatttaCGCGATTTAAACAATCCCAAATACGCGTATTTACTGCCGTTATCGACAATTGCTCTAGTTGATTTAAATGCCTTTTTCGCTCAAGTGGAGACCATTCGTTTGGGTCTTACGGAAGATGACCCAGTGGTATGTCAGCAATGGAAAGCCATCATTGCTGTCAGTTACGCAGCACGTAAATATGGAATCAATAGAATGGATACGGTGGCATCAGCAAGGGAAAAATGTCCCAATGTAGTATGTGCTCATGCTGGTGTTTACAAAAAGGGAAGTAAAAATTGGACATATGAAGAAGGCCAGCCTGATCCGGCTCATCATAAGGTTAGTTTGGATAATTATCGACGTGAAAGTCGGAAAATTATCCGACTTATCCAGagcaaatttgattttgtggAAAAGGCaagtgttgatgaaagttATATTGACTTGGGAAGACCCGTTTATGGAACccttttggaaaagtttCCTCAGTTGAAATGTCGTATTTCTGATGCTAGTGACGACGAGGTACTACCGAGTATCCCTGATAAGCTCCCGCAAGATATACAATGGTATGGAACTATCATTGAGTCAGAAAAGGAACTCGCTGACCCTCAAGATATACAGGCGCCGCAGATTTTTGACTGGGATGATGTCGTACTCGCTATTGGCTCAGAATTGTTATTGGACCTACGACAATCAATCCATGATGAGTTGGGATACACTACATCAGCAGGCTTAGCGAGAAACAAActagttgcaaaattgagTGGTGGGTTTAAGAAACCTGATGatcaaacaattgtaaGAAACTGCGCCTTGAACCGGTTCCTAAACAATTTCGAATTGACTGATGTTACTGGTATGGGTGGTAAATTGGGtgaacaattgattaataGATTTGGTGTTCCACCTGATAGGAATTCAATTGCATTCATTAGAGAAAATTATAGTTTATCCCTGgttaaagaagaaatcaaagagGATCCAGACTTGGCTTTAAAGTTGTACAAGATTGTTCGAGGATTACACCCATCTGAATTGACCGATAGagttgaaatcaaatcaatgatgTCAACTAAAAATTTCCTTGGAACCAGGAACTGGACATTGGCCGATGCTTATGATTGGTTGACTGTATTTTCAGGTGATTTAAGTAACAGGTTAACCGATTTAGATAACGAATCAATGGAGTTATCATTGACAAAAATGTCAAATAAGGAAAAGGGAGTTATACGAAGACCAAAAACTATTACAATTGGTGTGCGCTCAGCATCATTTGTAAGACAAACAAGACAAATGCCAATACTGTTTcataaagaaattgataaaatgaGAGAATCAATTAAAAACTGTGGATTTCAACTACTTCGTGAGTACTTGGAACATAATTCAAATATCACCATACTTAATGGAGGCAAATCTGCACGAGAATTGTACAATAGTGACCCAAAATTGGTGAGGATAATGGATATGCATAATTTGTCATTAAcaatatccaattttgttgCTTTAAATGATTCAGCATTGATTGAATCGTTTGCGAAAAGGGGAAAGTCACGAGCAGATAGAGAATTGATGGAAATCAATGCTTCATAtaagaaaaggaaaactGAGGCGGGGACCAAAATAGTTCTTTCgaagaaatcaaatccTATTACACTAGAACAGaaagaaacaatatcaaagtTATTTCAAGACTATGAACGAAGCAATACACTGGAATCTACAACTAAAGCAACTTCAAATTCGAAATCACGCAAGAATGTAAGTCCACCAAACCAACCCGCCAAAAAAgacattttccaaactttacaaaagaaaccTGCAAATTTACTTGATTCCCTAATACAAGATATGTATTGTCCTCGTTGCAAGACTTCAATTCAAGACCCAGTAGAACACAACGATTTTCATATTGCTTTGGATTTATCAGAAAAATGGAATAACTGAGATTGCAAAGGCTGTcgatatcatcaacatctaTTGTTTCCTGGTGTAACATGACAAATGAACACTATTTGATATAACTTCCTCTTATAGCTACCTTAATCATCCATTCTAGATGCAAGTTTAATAATTCTTTGCTTATCACGTTTACGATTTTCTTGCTCTCTAACTACGGATTCAGCAAATATATTATCTGATGGTAAGTTAAGTTGCTTAATCTTTTGGTTCTTACCATTCTTGGTCAACAAACCAAATGCCACTGTGCCCTGTTTATTAGCACTACCCGATGACCTCTCTGAGATGTTGAGTTGGCTTGGAAGCGGTAGTGACTGTTTGAAAGCAGGTTGTTTACCCGgatgttgctgttgctgctgttgttgctgtgtTGATCCATACGACTCAATCattattttttgaaattctcGATCCAAATCTTCTTGAAATATTCGTTCAGCTTCAAGTCTAGCCCTTTCAGCCTCCGATATTTGATCTTCAGATGATGATACACGtgataaatcatcatcaccaagctcttcatcttcttcatccGATTCACCActttcctcatcatcatcttcatcatcatcgtcatcatcttcactgtcgtcatcatcgtcaCTATCTTCTTCGTcgtcattttcatcttccccctcttcttcatctccaTCATCATAATCAGCATCGCTATCATCGTCTGAGCTGACACTGGCAGATATAAGCTGCTTTTCTGGCTCACTTTCAACAGATTCATCTTCCTTCTCCAATAAGGATTCCGCTTCCTTTCGTTTCTGCATAGCACCACCCAAGCCTCTAAGAACTTCCTGTATAGTGTCGTATCTCTTCACAGTCGGAATACTCTTGTattttttgaacaagtcaTCCAACCTAAATTCAACATCCACAGGGAATGGAGACTCTTTGCAGTACATGTAATATTGGAAAAAAGTCATAAATACACCCAAAAGATCCTTATTAATGTCATTCCTTCGCTTGATACTTGCAGCACGGTTCAGGGACTTCTTTTTTCCAACATCTGTATCCACAAAAATCgacttgattgatattaacaataaacaacacATTTGAATTCGGAAATAGTTATTTGGCATGTCAATCGCAACATCCCAGTTTTGAGGCAAAGGCTGATTTTGCGGATGGCCATAGCAAAGGATACGGTACAACATGTCATTGAGGAGTTTGAAGTTGATCACTCTTGAATTGTATAGCTCTGCCAAGTACTTTACCTGAGCCATTCGAGTTCTGTTCATCCTAAAGTCGTTCAATTCCAAGCCACGAATAATATCCTCGACAATGGTATCAACAGAAAGCACCACCAACGATTTATACTTTTCACCAAAAGCCAGTAAAACTTTTGCAAGAGCAGGAATGTTGTCATAgttaatcaaatttggtttgGAAAAGCAATCGACCAAAGTGTAATATTCAGCTTGACCAAGTTGCCCAAACTTTGCTCTAAAATGTTTTACAACAAGAGACCGCGTGTCCAGATTCAACTCCTCCCTGAGtattttttgaatgaacATTTGTTTTGTGGATAGCTTGGGAGCTTCCCTAAGAGTCTGGACCTTTGTTACTGGCGGCTCAACTGTGAttaataaattgttgatggcTAACTTGTCATTaacattcaaatttgactGTTTCAGCTTTTCCCTCAATAGATCAATCATTTCTCGCATCAAATCCTTGCTCTCTGCATCATGTAGTAAGAACCTGCCCACATGTTCGTAAAATACAGTCAATATTTCtatattgtttgttgatgtaacGTTCAACGTCAAACTACGAATTTTATGAAACACAACATGTTTTGGTACCATCTTAAACTTGATcaactcaacaaagaataaaatatttttcacGTTGAGTTTATTTCGGTGAATCTGAGACCGGAACCCTTTGTCTAAATATGTGATCAATtcctcaatcaattcaGACAAATTGAGTTCattaattttcaaaaatcgCGTGTAATACTTTAAATTATTCAAAGTAGATGTTTCAATAAAGAATCGCATAATCCTGTTCTTTGTAGCtttgttgttcaaattcaaattgttaaaCTCCACAACTAGCTGTTCCAAGTTGTTGCCCCGAACATCTTCCAACCTGTCTAAGAACTCTTGAATCTTTTCTCCGTCTTTATGGGATTGTGTGGATTTACAGTTGGGAGTTTCTGGGTGAGCCTCTAACAACTCACCTAACAGCGGAATAACTGTGTAAAAGTTTTTCTCCTTAGCATCTTCCCAAATTCCAACCAGGTCTTCGTCATTACCTACTGCCTGCTTCACTACTTCGACAGAATTatcctcctcttcctcttcttctgttacatcattcaaatcatctGGCAACGACAAGTCACACACCTGGGATAAGAAACTCGCTATTGCTTTGAATTGctcaaataatttttttctttcatcaAACTCCAGTTGTTCATCTTCTAAGATACGTCCAGTTCTGATGGCTGCTTTTTTGTTACGAACGTCTAGTTTATGTACCTGCTTTTTGATCTTCATcatgatattgaaaaccGCCTCTGTGTAGATGAGGAATATTTGTTTTAGCACATGCCTAGAGTCCAGTGGTAAGAGCTCGCTATCACTAAAAATGATATGACTGAaccttttcaaaaatgactGCACCATATTTAAGCTTCTTCCCAGTTCGATTTCAAAGTTTAGTAagtatttcaacaacaaaattaataTCGGCtcatttcttcttttgtctaaagcaaaacttttgatcACTTTTGAATCTAAAACATCCAAAAAGTCGGCTGCAGTTTGTaaaattccaacaatgTAAAACTCTCCAACCAAACGCAAAAGATTCTTCTGACGGGATAAGCGAGAAGATTCCTCCTTATCAGCCAATTCCGCTTTTGATGGGTTCACTATGTTGACCAATATGCCGTTCAACAAATCCCCCGtaaattgttttccaaaCCTTTGATGTAATGCAGATATAACTTCCACTGCTGCATTTATTTCATCattctttgaaactttGCACAAACCCTCCACAAGTGATACAATAACTTCTGACAAGTACTTCTCTATAGACACAGATCCaatatctttcaaaacattAGAGTACTGCTCTTGGTTTAATCCAGTCTTTACTTTCTTGATAAATGCTGAATTCTTCTTTAATGATGAATCTAACTTGGTTGCAAGAGGGAATTCATACTCTCCTGCCCAAGCCTTTGAatttatttcaaacaaatctTTCCGTCGACCATCGAATTCTGTTGTCATTAGTTAGGTTAGTGGTTATTGCATAGGATATAATTCAAAGCTTTAGTGTGAGTAATATAAGAGCTTGGTTGTGTTAAGAGGAAATATCGTAGACTTTTCGTTTTTTTTCTGAATGAGAAATGCCCGTCACAAATTTTGTACTTGATTGTGAAAAGCTTCATGGAAGGAGAAAAATCCATACTTATAGCTACGTGTAGCTGAAACacagtttgaaatttgtatAAGCAACTTTCATTAATTATATACAGGTTAAGATACACAACGTCTTTTAAAGATTGATAGGATC is from Candida orthopsilosis Co 90-125, chromosome 1 draft sequence and encodes:
- a CDS encoding Rad32 protein (protein similar to S. cerevisiae protein with role in nucleotide excision repair); this translates as MSVKIKKPEDLSPLITSPLPKSRFTFKNLRDLNNPKYAYLSPLSTIALVDLNAFFAQVETIRLGLTEDDPVVCQQWKAIIAVSYAARKYGINRMDTVASAREKCPNVVCAHAGVYKKGSKNWTYEEGQPDPAHHKVSLDNYRRESRKIIRLIQSKFDFVEKASVDESYIDLGRPVYGTLLEKFPQLKCRISDASDDEVLPSIPDKLPQDIQWYGTIIESEKELADPQDIQAPQIFDWDDVVLAIGSELLLDLRQSIHDELGYTTSAGLARNKLVAKLSGGFKKPDDQTIVRNCALNRFLNNFELTDVTGMGGKLGEQLINRFGVPPDRNSIAFIRENYSLSSVKEEIKEDPDLALKLYKIVRGLHPSELTDRVEIKSMMSTKNFLGTRNWTLADAYDWLTVFSGDLSNRLTDLDNESMELSLTKMSNKEKGVIRRPKTITIGVRSASFVRQTRQMPISFHKEIDKMRESIKNCGFQLLREYLEHNSNITILNGGKSARELYNSDPKLVRIMDMHNLSLTISNFVALNDSALIESFAKRGKSRADRELMEINASYKKRKTEAGTKIVLSKKSNPITLEQKETISKLFQDYERSNTSESTTKATSNSKSRKNVSPPNQPAKKDIFQTLQKKPANLLDSLIQDMYCPRCKTSIQDPVEHNDFHIALDLSEKWNN
- a CDS encoding Aim14 protein (S. cerevisiae homolog AIM14 localizes to): MIEIEPRHGNHHFINIKYGYIILGISLLLALHLLLFKFIYIQQWKRNGIHNRLLTYLQGPPTWFIILIWVIIITYLAQDNIHSIFIEYSTIAKRLGRIAYSLIPLNIFLILRFANSPNLNPGYYLQNLNLHKWLSRLIFVLSLIHGLAFTFKWIFEGTGSKFTKLWNFLGIVVIVPFLLLIIVSIRYMRRKSYRVFYIVHNITSWFMVFLITLHARPGVWQIAILSIVMLAFQLYLRFAAYRVNSIKVIDIPSSTLQIIKIPLPLNFPIWSPASHIRVNYSFSNFRCWLMATHPFTIASIYEDSRTSLVLIKKKTQLEFDPQNTYLVTGPYCSLPQPLFNTAQVVSILCGGSGISFGLPIYQYFKSTNPSVVVNLVWCVSNKEDLFILNQLNLSDVHAYVTGVDNQDSSSEQTMPEFVIGGEDDVENHGLLKENIELQPIVPNPIDPNEIGDGKSNKGDSITNGEHYRLGRPKLDEVFAINNPTFTFDPNNTWIIACGPDGLINDSQKWAKEHNYQFFSEKYEM